The DNA region AACACCATGGTGTTGGTGACGAAGGTCACCCCCGCCTCATGGGCCCTCTCCAGGTAGCGGTGAACGTACTCCGGTCCGGTCAGCTCCTCCTTGAAGGTGTGAAGGCCGAAACCCGGGTGGATGCACTGCTGCAGTATCCCCCCCAGGTCCCAGTCCCGCTCGAACACCACCACGTTCTCCGCCCCAGCCCTCCGGGCCCCCACCCCGGCGGCTATCCCCGCCGGGCCGGCGCCTATTATGGCCACGTCGATGTCCCTCAACATAGCTCAAGCCCCCTCCTTCTCAAGCCAGGGGCTCTTGGTGGGCCCCGTAAGAAGCCTGGAGTGACCTCCGTGCCGGGTTACCTCCTCGGGGGAGATCCCCAGCTCCCTGGCCAGGATCTCCACCACCCGGGGACCGCAGAAGCCCCCCTGGCAGCGCCCCGCCCCCGCCCGGGTCCAGATCTTCACCGCCGCCACCGTCCTGGCACCCCGCCGGATGGCCTCCACCACCTGGGCCTCGGTGACGGTCTCGCAACGGCACACTATCTGACCGTACCGGGGATCCTCCCGGGTGAGCCGGGCCCTCTCCTCCATGGAGAGCTCCGCGAACCGGGGGATGTGCCGGCGCACCGGCACGAAGGATGGATCCTCCTCAAAGCTCAAGATGTCCCCGTAGCAGTCCTTGAGCATCTCCACCACCCGGACCGCTATGGCGGGGGCGCTGGTGAGCCCCGGGGACTTTATCCCCGCCACGTTGAAGAAGCCCCGCAGGGACTCCACCGGTCCTATGTGGAAGTCACCCGAGTCCGAGTTGGCCCTAAGGCCCGCGAAGGTGGTTATGGCCATGTTCCTGGGGATGGAGGGGATCAGCTTCAACGCCCCGTCGAAGACCTCCTTGAGGCCCTCCCCGGTGGTGGAAGTGTCCTCCTTGGAGGCCTGGGCCACCGAGTTAGGGCCGATCAGGAGGTTCCCGTCCACCGTCCGGGCCACCGTTATCCCCTTGCCCTTGGCGGTGGGACAGGGGAAGAAGAAGCTCCTCACCAGATTCCCCACGCTCTTGTCGAAGATGAAGTACTCGCCCCTCACGGGGGTTATGGTGAAGCTGTCGTCCCCCGCCAGGGCGGACAGCTCGTCGCTGTGGACCCCTGCGGCGTTGATCACCACCGGGGCCAGGAAGTCGCCCCGATCGGTGGACACCCCCACCACAGAACGACCCGACTGGTCCTTGATGAGCCCCGTGACCCGGGTGCCCAGGAACAGCTCCACCCCGTTGGCCTGGGCGTTGTCCATGAAGGCCAGGACCGCCTCGAAGTTGTTCACCATGCCGGCGGAGGAGCACCACAGGGCCGCCACTATGTCCCTGGAGGCGTTGGGCTCCCGGTCCCTCAGCTGGTCCCCAGATATGATCTCCAGCCCCATCACCCCGTTGGTGCGACCCTGCTCCAGCAACATCTCCAGGTGACGGACCTCCTCGGGCGCGAAGGCGCACACGTAGGACCCGCAGGGGTCAAACTGGAAGTCCAGTTCCTGGTGAAGCTGGTGGTAAAGCCGGTTCCCCTTGGCGCACAGGGAGGCCTTCACGGTGCCCGGCTTGTCGTCGAAGCCCCCGTGAACCATG from Thermanaerovibrio acidaminovorans DSM 6589 includes:
- a CDS encoding NAD(P)/FAD-dependent oxidoreductase, which produces MKEDRKYHVVVVGAGICGSAIARELSRYRLRVAVLDKAHDIPSGASRANSSMVHGGFDDKPGTVKASLCAKGNRLYHQLHQELDFQFDPCGSYVCAFAPEEVRHLEMLLEQGRTNGVMGLEIISGDQLRDREPNASRDIVAALWCSSAGMVNNFEAVLAFMDNAQANGVELFLGTRVTGLIKDQSGRSVVGVSTDRGDFLAPVVINAAGVHSDELSALAGDDSFTITPVRGEYFIFDKSVGNLVRSFFFPCPTAKGKGITVARTVDGNLLIGPNSVAQASKEDTSTTGEGLKEVFDGALKLIPSIPRNMAITTFAGLRANSDSGDFHIGPVESLRGFFNVAGIKSPGLTSAPAIAVRVVEMLKDCYGDILSFEEDPSFVPVRRHIPRFAELSMEERARLTREDPRYGQIVCRCETVTEAQVVEAIRRGARTVAAVKIWTRAGAGRCQGGFCGPRVVEILARELGISPEEVTRHGGHSRLLTGPTKSPWLEKEGA